Proteins from a genomic interval of Neisseria arctica:
- the nhaC gene encoding Na+/H+ antiporter NhaC has translation MKQSLQNLKPLEALWVAVLVISVVGVTMIGFGWMPHLSIILVLCGLMVYGRIRGIRFQDMQQQMAAGVMSGIGAIYLFFFIGLLVSALMMAGTIPTIMYYGFDLISPRYYYLSAFLLTSIVGIAIGSSLTTCATLGVAFIGMSQAFQADPAIAAGAIVSGAFFGDKMSPLSDTTGIAASIVGIDLFEHIRNMMYTTVPAFALTALFLWLLAGNTGGSIDSITSIQNQLQQSGLVHWYSLLPLAVLLVLALRKVGAIYTIMTTIAVALPLTYLHSKPGVGELGNWFFNGYTPAVDLGDVGRLISRGGISSMFFTQTIVVLALSMGGLLAALGVLPALLDGIRHLLHSAGRVTFAAASTALGVNILVGEQYLSLLLAGETFKSVYDKLNLHPRNLSRTLEDAGTVINPLVPWSVCGVFISHALGVPVLDYLPYAFFCYLCLLLTLLFGFSGITLSRKEN, from the coding sequence ATGAAACAATCTTTACAAAATTTGAAGCCGCTTGAAGCACTTTGGGTCGCGGTGTTGGTGATCTCGGTAGTCGGCGTAACCATGATAGGATTTGGTTGGATGCCGCATCTATCGATTATTTTGGTGTTGTGCGGCTTGATGGTTTATGGCCGTATCCGCGGTATCCGCTTCCAAGACATGCAACAGCAGATGGCTGCGGGCGTGATGTCGGGCATCGGTGCGATTTACCTGTTTTTCTTTATCGGGCTGTTGGTGTCCGCATTGATGATGGCGGGTACGATTCCGACTATTATGTATTACGGTTTCGACTTGATTTCTCCCCGTTATTATTATCTTTCGGCATTTCTGCTGACTTCGATAGTAGGCATTGCTATCGGCAGCAGTTTAACGACCTGCGCCACCTTGGGCGTGGCGTTTATCGGTATGAGCCAGGCATTCCAAGCTGATCCGGCGATTGCGGCGGGAGCGATTGTATCGGGTGCGTTTTTCGGCGATAAAATGTCGCCGCTTTCCGATACCACCGGTATTGCCGCATCGATTGTCGGTATTGACTTGTTTGAACATATCCGCAATATGATGTATACCACCGTGCCGGCATTTGCATTAACCGCTCTGTTTTTATGGCTGCTGGCCGGCAATACGGGCGGCAGTATTGACAGTATTACCTCCATTCAAAACCAATTGCAGCAAAGTGGTTTGGTACATTGGTATTCGTTGCTGCCTTTGGCGGTATTGTTGGTTTTGGCACTGCGTAAAGTAGGCGCGATTTATACGATTATGACCACCATTGCCGTCGCACTACCTTTAACTTATCTGCATAGCAAGCCGGGAGTAGGAGAGTTGGGCAACTGGTTTTTCAACGGTTATACACCTGCGGTAGATTTGGGCGACGTGGGCCGTTTGATTTCCCGCGGCGGTATCAGCAGTATGTTTTTCACTCAAACCATCGTAGTATTGGCTTTGAGTATGGGGGGTTTGCTGGCGGCATTGGGCGTATTACCCGCTTTGCTTGATGGTATCCGCCATTTGCTCCATAGTGCGGGCCGTGTAACTTTTGCCGCCGCTTCTACCGCTTTGGGCGTGAATATTTTGGTAGGCGAACAATATCTCAGCCTGCTGCTGGCCGGTGAAACCTTCAAGTCTGTTTACGACAAGCTCAATTTACATCCGCGCAATTTGTCGCGTACTTTGGAGGACGCGGGTACGGTGATTAACCCGCTGGTACCCTGGAGTGTGTGCGGTGTGTTTATCAGCCATGCTTTGGGCGTGCCGGTATTGGATTATTTGCCGTATGCGTTTTTCTGCTACTTATGCTTGTTATTGACTTTATTATTCGGTTTCAGCGGCATTACGCTTAGCCGTAAAGAAAATTGA
- a CDS encoding GNAT family N-acetyltransferase, translating into MNVKLRTATLNDAAVLADIYNCAVHAVDPRLYTEAEKAAWTRDAGTSPFWKIRIPRTRPVLAERDGMAVGLLEYLPGGYLNCLYVHPHHQQQGIASVMLKHAATMALQEGCGKLYADVSKAALPFFQRHGFVNLRENHIARENEVLINYRMYLQL; encoded by the coding sequence ATGAATGTCAAACTCCGTACCGCCACCCTCAACGATGCCGCCGTATTAGCCGATATTTACAACTGTGCCGTCCATGCCGTGGATCCGCGCCTCTATACCGAAGCTGAAAAGGCCGCATGGACAAGGGATGCCGGCACTTCTCCGTTTTGGAAAATACGTATACCGCGCACCCGTCCCGTATTGGCGGAACGCGACGGTATGGCTGTCGGTTTGCTCGAATATCTGCCCGGCGGCTATCTCAACTGCTTATATGTCCACCCTCACCACCAGCAACAAGGTATTGCTTCGGTAATGCTCAAACATGCTGCGACAATGGCCCTACAAGAAGGTTGCGGCAAGCTGTATGCGGATGTTTCCAAAGCCGCCTTACCATTTTTCCAACGCCACGGTTTTGTCAATCTCCGTGAAAACCATATTGCCCGGGAAAATGAGGTACTGATCAACTACCGCATGTATCTGCAACTTTGA
- a CDS encoding acyl-CoA-binding protein — MSDLKQQFEQAQADVVSLAERPDNATLLKLYSLYKQATEGDVKGDKPGMFDLVAKKKYEAWSNLQGMSSEDAMKGYIAEVERLLNEE, encoded by the coding sequence ATGAGCGATTTGAAACAACAATTCGAACAAGCCCAAGCCGATGTCGTCAGCTTGGCCGAACGCCCCGACAATGCTACCCTGCTTAAACTCTATTCGCTTTATAAACAAGCTACCGAAGGTGATGTGAAGGGCGACAAACCCGGCATGTTCGATCTGGTGGCTAAAAAGAAATACGAAGCTTGGAGCAATCTGCAAGGAATGTCTTCCGAAGATGCTATGAAAGGCTATATTGCAGAAGTGGAACGTTTGCTCAACGAAGAATAA
- a CDS encoding YadA-like family protein — translation MYSKHISSTSLRAIHRKELAVILAALFAVPSAAMAAGAEQYFSVYSTNSNVESHANATGNYSVAAGTWSTASGLAGVAVGSQSSATKESTIAIGAQAKATAVSATAVGEQANASGATATAVGRQSTASGGQSLAAGSESKATGQLSTALGTNSQASGNQSIAVGVATQADSDNATAVGNQSKATGKSALSLGSASSATGAVSTAVGSEATALNGADTALGRKATARGGQSTAVGSAAEASGVMSLSAGAGSKATASQAVALGRGAVADQASSIALGSASETAPVVRTTSATVNGITYSGFAATAPNSTVSVGKVGAERTVTNVAAGRITADSTDAINGSQLYLVANQVGNNAANINQINNRIDDMDDDLRAGIAGATAIAFLQRPNEAGKSMVSVGVGGYRGEQALAVGYARNSDNNKWSTKAGVGINTQRHLNWGGSVGYQW, via the coding sequence ATGTATTCAAAGCATATTTCTTCTACTTCATTGCGGGCTATCCATCGTAAAGAATTAGCAGTAATCTTGGCTGCCCTTTTTGCCGTTCCTTCGGCAGCAATGGCGGCCGGGGCAGAACAATATTTCAGCGTGTATAGCACCAACAGTAACGTTGAGTCACATGCCAACGCTACGGGCAATTATTCAGTGGCGGCCGGTACATGGTCAACTGCTTCTGGTCTTGCCGGTGTTGCGGTAGGCTCCCAGTCTTCTGCTACTAAAGAATCTACTATTGCTATCGGCGCACAAGCAAAGGCAACCGCTGTTTCGGCAACAGCAGTAGGCGAGCAGGCTAATGCATCTGGGGCAACTGCTACTGCCGTTGGCCGTCAAAGCACTGCAAGCGGTGGACAAAGCCTTGCAGCCGGTTCCGAATCTAAAGCTACAGGTCAACTCTCCACAGCCTTGGGAACTAATTCCCAGGCTTCTGGTAATCAATCAATTGCAGTTGGTGTGGCCACTCAAGCTGATTCGGATAATGCAACAGCCGTCGGGAATCAATCTAAAGCTACCGGTAAATCTGCATTGAGCCTGGGTTCTGCTTCTTCTGCTACCGGTGCTGTTTCAACTGCTGTGGGCTCTGAAGCCACGGCGTTAAACGGAGCTGATACTGCATTAGGTCGTAAAGCGACTGCCAGAGGTGGGCAAAGTACTGCTGTAGGTTCTGCTGCAGAGGCGAGCGGTGTTATGTCACTCAGCGCTGGCGCCGGTTCGAAAGCAACCGCTTCCCAAGCTGTTGCTTTGGGCCGTGGAGCAGTAGCAGACCAAGCAAGCTCCATTGCTTTGGGTTCGGCTTCTGAAACTGCGCCGGTAGTGCGTACTACCAGTGCTACGGTGAATGGTATTACATACAGTGGTTTTGCAGCTACAGCACCTAACTCTACCGTAAGCGTAGGCAAGGTAGGTGCCGAGCGTACCGTAACCAATGTGGCGGCAGGTCGCATCACGGCTGACAGCACTGATGCTATTAACGGCAGCCAGTTGTATTTGGTCGCGAACCAAGTGGGCAATAATGCAGCAAATATTAATCAAATCAACAACCGCATCGACGATATGGATGACGATTTGCGTGCCGGTATTGCCGGAGCAACTGCAATTGCATTCCTGCAACGCCCGAACGAAGCTGGCAAAAGCATGGTATCTGTAGGTGTCGGCGGTTATCGCGGTGAGCAGGCATTGGCTGTCGGTTACGCGCGTAATTCAGACAACAATAAATGGTCTACCAAAGCGGGTGTAGGCATCAACACCCAGCGCCACCTAAACTGGGGTGGCAGCGTTGGTTACCAGTGGTAA
- a CDS encoding mechanosensitive ion channel family protein, protein MITWEKTGRLLSDLLMHSELMQSLLLIVGVLLVRAVVVHTHFRRHPEMGIEDKRRWVVVSRNLTLILCIIGLIGVWAAQIQTLALSMLAVAAAIVLATKELIMCLLGSLLRAFTKQYSVGDYIEVGGLRGRVVDINLLNTLMMQIGPHPLVGQLSGKTVSFPNSLLLSQPVQRDNVLGAYVIHTFELPVPLNLDPEAVSQPITVSLQKMCAPFIENVERHLEQVQTQKLFITPAAHPRITYVPHDDKVYHLVVRFACPLHKRLEIQQNIIDEFMRVQHGLINSDHNRPL, encoded by the coding sequence ATGATAACGTGGGAAAAAACAGGCCGCTTGCTTTCCGATTTACTTATGCACAGCGAACTGATGCAGTCGCTGTTGTTAATCGTGGGTGTGTTGCTGGTACGCGCGGTAGTGGTGCATACCCATTTCCGCCGCCATCCCGAAATGGGTATCGAAGACAAACGCCGCTGGGTAGTGGTGAGCCGTAATTTGACGCTGATTTTATGTATTATCGGCCTGATAGGCGTGTGGGCGGCACAGATACAAACCTTGGCACTTTCTATGTTGGCGGTGGCCGCCGCCATCGTGTTGGCGACCAAAGAGCTGATTATGTGTTTGTTGGGCAGCTTGTTACGGGCCTTTACCAAACAATATTCGGTGGGTGATTATATCGAAGTGGGCGGCTTGCGCGGGCGGGTGGTTGATATTAACTTGCTTAATACTCTAATGATGCAAATCGGGCCGCATCCCTTGGTGGGGCAGCTTTCCGGTAAAACCGTATCGTTTCCCAACAGTTTACTGCTGTCACAACCGGTACAGCGCGATAATGTGTTGGGTGCATATGTGATTCATACGTTTGAGCTGCCTGTGCCGCTGAATCTGGATCCAGAGGCCGTTTCCCAGCCGATAACCGTTTCATTACAAAAAATGTGCGCGCCGTTTATTGAAAATGTCGAGCGGCATTTGGAGCAGGTGCAAACCCAAAAACTTTTCATCACGCCGGCCGCCCATCCGCGCATTACCTATGTTCCGCACGATGATAAAGTCTATCATCTGGTGGTACGCTTTGCCTGCCCGTTGCATAAGCGGCTGGAGATCCAACAAAATATTATTGACGAGTTTATGCGCGTACAACACGGTTTGATCAATTCGGATCACAACCGACCACTTTAG
- the recJ gene encoding single-stranded-DNA-specific exonuclease RecJ, translated as MSVKIQTRSYNPSVCQTLIDAGADPLMARLCAARDVVHPDELHDKLSGLLPYQSLSQCTAAAERLADAILRREKILIVADYDADGATACAVGIKGLQSMGAVVDFLVPNRFEHGYGLTPEIAELAARQGAQLLLTVDNGIASCAGVARAQALGMTVIVTDHHLPAEAVPDCITVNPNQRGCTFASKSLAGVGVIFYVLMALRAELRSRGVFAVGKEPNLGELLDLVALGTVADVVPLDHNNRILVSQGLKRMRAGKMCPGVRALFEVAKRDWCKAQPFDMGFALGPRINAAGRLDDMSVGIACLLAEDSETAAALAAQLNDLNMERREIEQSMLQDALNGFPEILPSGQSTLVAYRDDFHQGVVGIVASRLKDRFYRPTIVFAPADNGEVRGSGRSIPKLHLRDALDIVSKRYPDLILKFGGHAMAAGLSIRYENVAQFQTAFEKVVGELLSEDDLSQTFITDGSLPASEITLAQAQHLSMQVWGQGFAPPSFTDEFAVVRQQAMGVNHKKVWLQKEGYEFEAMFWRCTEEIPERIRTVYRPVANEWRNQIELQLYIDYWEAA; from the coding sequence ATGTCTGTAAAAATCCAAACCCGTTCTTATAACCCTTCAGTGTGCCAAACATTAATTGATGCCGGTGCCGATCCGTTGATGGCGCGTTTGTGCGCAGCGCGTGATGTGGTGCATCCCGATGAGTTGCACGATAAACTCAGCGGCCTACTGCCTTATCAGAGTTTGAGCCAATGCACGGCTGCCGCAGAGCGTTTGGCCGATGCTATATTGAGGCGCGAAAAAATACTGATCGTGGCCGATTATGATGCCGACGGTGCAACGGCTTGCGCTGTCGGTATCAAGGGCTTGCAAAGCATGGGGGCGGTGGTGGACTTTTTGGTGCCTAACCGTTTCGAACACGGTTACGGTTTAACACCTGAAATTGCCGAACTGGCAGCCCGGCAAGGCGCGCAATTATTATTGACGGTGGATAACGGTATTGCCAGCTGTGCCGGTGTTGCCCGCGCGCAGGCTTTGGGAATGACGGTGATTGTTACCGACCACCATCTGCCGGCCGAGGCAGTACCCGATTGCATTACCGTGAACCCCAACCAGAGAGGCTGTACGTTTGCCAGCAAGAGTTTGGCAGGGGTAGGGGTGATTTTTTATGTATTGATGGCGCTTCGTGCCGAATTACGCAGCCGCGGTGTATTTGCGGTGGGTAAAGAGCCTAATTTGGGCGAATTGCTGGACTTGGTGGCATTGGGTACGGTGGCCGATGTGGTGCCGCTCGATCACAATAACCGTATTTTGGTATCGCAAGGGCTAAAGCGGATGCGCGCCGGAAAAATGTGCCCGGGTGTGCGGGCTTTGTTTGAGGTTGCCAAGCGTGACTGGTGCAAAGCCCAGCCGTTTGATATGGGCTTTGCTTTAGGGCCGCGTATCAATGCCGCCGGAAGATTGGATGATATGTCGGTAGGTATTGCCTGTTTGTTGGCGGAAGATAGCGAAACAGCGGCGGCGTTGGCGGCACAATTAAATGATTTGAATATGGAACGCCGTGAAATAGAGCAATCGATGCTGCAAGATGCGTTAAACGGTTTTCCTGAAATTCTACCTTCCGGGCAGAGCACGTTGGTAGCCTATCGTGATGACTTTCACCAAGGTGTAGTCGGGATTGTGGCAAGCCGTTTGAAAGACCGTTTTTACCGTCCGACAATTGTGTTCGCCCCAGCAGATAACGGAGAGGTGAGAGGATCGGGACGTTCGATTCCGAAACTGCATCTGCGCGACGCTTTGGATATCGTCAGCAAGCGTTACCCTGATTTGATTTTAAAGTTCGGCGGACACGCCATGGCGGCAGGATTGAGCATCCGTTATGAAAACGTAGCTCAGTTTCAGACGGCATTCGAAAAAGTGGTGGGCGAGCTGCTCAGCGAGGATGATTTGTCGCAAACCTTTATTACCGACGGCAGTTTGCCTGCTTCGGAAATTACGTTGGCGCAGGCACAGCATCTATCGATGCAGGTATGGGGACAGGGTTTTGCGCCTCCGAGTTTTACCGATGAATTTGCCGTTGTACGCCAGCAGGCGATGGGCGTGAATCATAAAAAAGTGTGGTTACAAAAAGAAGGTTATGAATTTGAAGCCATGTTTTGGCGTTGTACCGAAGAGATTCCCGAGCGTATCCGTACCGTGTACCGTCCGGTAGCGAATGAATGGCGTAACCAAATCGAATTGCAACTTTATATTGATTATTGGGAAGCCGCATAA
- the nhaA gene encoding Na+/H+ antiporter NhaA, whose protein sequence is MKQKLVHFFQSEPAAGITLMVAALLGIIAANSPAAAVYFGVLESYVAGLSVLHWINDAVMAVFFLYVGLEVKRELLQGELDNNSKRLLPGLAAMGGLAVPALIYLAFNAGSGEAANGWAIPAATDIAFALGVLALLGKRVPVSLKIFLTALAIMDDLAAIVIIALFYTADLSLMYLVLGAVTLAILTALNLKGVLKTTPYLLLGILLWFFILKSGIHATLAGVLLAFTIPLRIYDSIEEAPLLKWEHGLQNWVSFLVVPLFGFANAGVSFAGFSASVLIEPVVLGIALGLLIGKQLGIFGTVWLLNKLGWAKLPEGATWMQVYGVALLCGIGFTMSLFIGLLAFESQQLQDFSKVGVFLGSAVSGLLGYIVLMCCGNKPAKS, encoded by the coding sequence ATGAAGCAGAAACTCGTCCACTTCTTCCAATCTGAGCCTGCTGCCGGTATTACGCTGATGGTAGCGGCATTACTGGGCATTATTGCTGCCAACTCTCCGGCTGCAGCAGTATATTTCGGTGTATTGGAAAGCTATGTGGCAGGCTTAAGCGTTTTACATTGGATTAATGATGCCGTAATGGCTGTATTCTTTTTGTATGTCGGTTTAGAAGTAAAGCGTGAGCTTTTACAAGGCGAGCTGGACAATAACAGCAAACGACTGTTGCCCGGCTTGGCGGCAATGGGTGGTTTGGCAGTACCTGCACTGATTTATTTGGCATTCAATGCAGGCAGCGGAGAAGCGGCAAACGGTTGGGCGATTCCCGCAGCTACGGATATTGCTTTTGCCTTAGGTGTTTTGGCACTTTTAGGCAAGCGCGTACCTGTATCGTTGAAAATATTCCTAACAGCATTGGCCATCATGGATGATTTGGCAGCCATTGTGATCATCGCTCTGTTTTATACCGCCGATTTGTCGCTGATGTATTTGGTACTGGGCGCAGTAACACTGGCAATATTGACAGCCTTGAATTTGAAAGGTGTTTTAAAAACCACTCCCTACCTGCTACTGGGTATTTTGCTGTGGTTCTTTATCCTAAAATCAGGTATCCATGCGACCTTAGCCGGAGTATTGCTGGCCTTTACCATTCCACTACGCATATACGACAGTATCGAAGAAGCCCCACTATTGAAGTGGGAACACGGCTTGCAAAATTGGGTATCTTTCTTGGTTGTGCCGCTGTTTGGCTTTGCCAATGCAGGCGTATCGTTTGCAGGTTTCAGTGCTTCAGTACTAATCGAGCCCGTAGTACTGGGTATCGCTTTAGGTTTGCTCATCGGTAAACAGTTGGGTATTTTCGGTACGGTTTGGCTGTTGAACAAACTCGGCTGGGCCAAATTACCCGAAGGTGCGACTTGGATGCAGGTTTACGGCGTGGCATTGCTGTGCGGTATCGGTTTTACCATGAGTCTATTTATCGGCTTGTTGGCCTTTGAAAGCCAACAATTGCAAGACTTCAGCAAGGTCGGTGTGTTCTTGGGTTCTGCCGTTTCCGGTTTGCTCGGCTACATCGTGCTGATGTGCTGCGGCAACAAACCGGCCAAATCATAA
- a CDS encoding outer membrane protein assembly factor BamE has protein sequence MKLIKLMLPLVAAATLAACGNLSHVSREGTTDNPVWPSPEKTTFRHNGTQNGSWPNWDNVRMIESGMNKDQIYELIGRPHFKEGLYGVHEWDYLFNYRENGEHKTCQYKILFDKDMNARSFFWLPEGCGPKPKETVREVIVREIETSSKPIRQ, from the coding sequence ATGAAACTGATTAAATTGATGCTACCTTTGGTTGCTGCTGCTACTTTGGCAGCCTGCGGAAATTTGAGCCATGTAAGCCGTGAAGGTACCACCGATAATCCCGTATGGCCTAGCCCTGAGAAAACCACTTTCCGTCATAACGGTACTCAAAATGGTTCTTGGCCGAATTGGGATAATGTGCGGATGATTGAATCGGGTATGAATAAAGACCAAATTTACGAATTGATCGGCCGTCCGCACTTCAAGGAGGGTTTGTACGGTGTGCACGAATGGGACTACCTATTCAACTATCGTGAAAACGGTGAGCATAAAACCTGCCAATACAAAATTTTGTTCGATAAAGACATGAATGCCCGTTCGTTCTTCTGGCTGCCTGAAGGTTGCGGTCCGAAACCTAAAGAAACGGTGCGTGAAGTTATCGTTCGTGAAATAGAAACTTCATCAAAACCGATCCGTCAATAA
- a CDS encoding metallophosphoesterase: MTYQYRQRLPDTPLDIIGDVHGEADALFALLDHLGYRADGSHPEGRRLVFVGDLCDRGPDSPRVLAWFKQAHDAGFAYMVLGNHELNALVGDPKDGSGWYFDARREKDDVLYAPWRVLPEAEKPELAAWLAQQPLVLEREDLRIVHAAWLPESMERLEAAGGEDLRTQYRRYDTELNNILAQAPWYGDYLAEQQCYAEACENPEKLPPPMPATAAYELQRSRLHPIRALTSGVEEPAKAPFYASGRWRFTARCAWWQNYHEETPVVIGHYWRHWYPKAPDPHRENLMPSENNAWHGVRGNVYCIDYSVGARWRDRKNGTAAADSVFRLAALRWPEKTLVFDNGETAPTR, translated from the coding sequence ATGACTTACCAATACCGCCAACGCTTGCCCGATACACCGTTAGATATTATCGGTGATGTGCACGGCGAGGCTGATGCTTTGTTTGCCTTGCTGGATCATCTCGGCTATCGGGCAGACGGCAGCCATCCCGAAGGGCGGCGCTTGGTTTTTGTGGGCGACTTGTGCGACCGCGGCCCCGACAGCCCGCGTGTATTGGCTTGGTTCAAACAGGCACATGATGCAGGGTTTGCCTATATGGTGTTGGGTAATCATGAGCTCAATGCTTTGGTGGGCGACCCTAAAGACGGTTCGGGTTGGTATTTTGATGCCCGCCGTGAAAAAGATGATGTCCTATACGCACCGTGGCGAGTATTGCCCGAAGCCGAAAAGCCGGAATTGGCGGCATGGCTGGCACAGCAGCCGCTGGTGTTGGAACGGGAAGACTTGCGTATCGTACATGCGGCATGGCTGCCTGAAAGTATGGAAAGGCTGGAGGCCGCCGGAGGTGAGGATTTACGCACCCAGTACCGCCGCTATGATACCGAGTTGAATAATATCTTGGCTCAAGCTCCTTGGTACGGCGACTATTTGGCAGAACAGCAATGCTATGCCGAAGCCTGCGAAAATCCCGAAAAGCTACCGCCGCCGATGCCTGCAACGGCAGCTTACGAATTACAACGCAGCCGTCTTCACCCGATACGCGCGCTTACCAGTGGTGTAGAAGAACCGGCGAAGGCGCCGTTTTATGCCAGCGGACGTTGGCGTTTTACCGCGCGTTGTGCTTGGTGGCAAAACTATCACGAAGAAACACCGGTGGTAATTGGTCATTATTGGCGGCATTGGTATCCGAAAGCTCCCGATCCGCACCGTGAAAATCTGATGCCGTCTGAAAACAATGCTTGGCACGGTGTCCGCGGTAATGTGTACTGTATCGATTATTCAGTCGGTGCGCGCTGGCGAGACCGTAAAAACGGCACTGCGGCGGCAGACTCTGTATTCCGGCTTGCCGCACTGAGGTGGCCCGAGAAAACTTTGGTGTTTGATAACGGTGAAACCGCTCCCACACGTTAG
- the udk gene encoding uridine kinase — translation MNKPIIIGIAGGSGSGKTTVSRALYQRFSGHPITIIEQDYYYNDQSHLSPEVRRRQNYDHPCAFDNDLLYSQLMQLLERKAVELPQYDYAADNRAAHTKHQPPVDVIILEGILSLYDEKIRSLMDIKIYVDTDADLRFIRRMQRDCVERGRSIDSVVGQYINQVRPMHNQFVEPTKRYANIIIPCDEQNNVAIDVLMAKIAVILQQRMTGTETNGSLP, via the coding sequence ATGAACAAACCTATTATTATCGGCATCGCCGGCGGTTCAGGCTCGGGCAAAACCACGGTCTCCCGCGCACTTTACCAACGTTTCAGCGGCCACCCGATCACCATTATCGAACAAGATTATTACTACAACGACCAATCGCACCTCTCGCCCGAAGTGCGCCGCCGTCAGAATTACGACCATCCTTGCGCGTTCGACAACGATTTACTTTACAGCCAACTGATGCAACTTCTCGAGCGTAAAGCGGTAGAGTTGCCTCAATACGACTACGCCGCCGACAACCGTGCCGCCCACACCAAGCATCAACCGCCGGTAGATGTGATTATTTTAGAGGGCATTTTGTCTCTTTATGATGAAAAAATCCGCAGCCTGATGGATATTAAAATCTATGTGGATACCGACGCCGATTTGCGCTTTATCCGCCGTATGCAGCGCGACTGTGTCGAGCGGGGGCGTTCCATCGACTCGGTTGTCGGCCAATACATCAACCAAGTACGCCCCATGCACAACCAATTCGTTGAGCCGACCAAACGTTACGCCAATATTATTATTCCGTGCGACGAACAAAATAATGTCGCCATTGATGTGTTGATGGCAAAAATCGCCGTTATTCTGCAACAACGTATGACAGGCACCGAAACCAACGGTTCGCTGCCCTAA